Proteins encoded within one genomic window of Eurosta solidaginis isolate ZX-2024a chromosome 1, ASM4086904v1, whole genome shotgun sequence:
- the LOC137236800 gene encoding uncharacterized protein isoform X1: MTYATFKINGSYIIYILDRFYGKTGMPHCLGAVDGKHVKVVCPKRSGSLFFNYKKTFSVVLMAICDDSYTFSFVDVGALGSQSDGGILARSVFGNMILRNDLEIPPPYNLPGTDQIFPYFFVGDSAFPLKPNLMRPYPGRNLSPAKRNYNKRLSSVRVHIENTFGILATRWRVLHTTIHVAPENVDKIVLATIVLHNYLMLDSSSGNFQQE; this comes from the exons atgacttatgccactttcaaaataaacggctcatatattatttatattttggaCAGGTTCTATGGAAAAACTGGAATGCCACATTGTCTCGGCGCGGTGGACGGCAAACATGTGAAAGTAGTTTGCCCCAAACGTAGTGGTTCActcttttttaattacaaaaagacATTCAGTGTAGTTCTGATGGCAATATGCGATGATAGCTATACGTTTTCATTTGTAGACGTTGGTGCGTTGGGAAGCCAAAGCGATGGGGGAATTTTGGCACGAAGCGTATTTGGTAACATGATTCTAAGAAACGACCTGGAAATTCCTCCTCCATATAACCTTCCAG GTACGGACCAAATATTTCCATATTTTTTCGTCGGTGACAGCGCATTTCCTCTGAAGCCTAATCTCATGCGCCCTTACCCTGGTCGAAATTTGTCACCCGCCAAACGAAATTATAACAAAAGGTTATCCTCCGTACGAGTGCACATTGAAAACACCTTTGGTATATTAGCAACTAGATGGAGAGTTCTTCATACAACGATTCACGTTGCTCCAGAAAATGTGGACAAAATTGTTTTAGCAACTATAGTCTTGCACAATTATTTAATGCTTGACAGTAGTAGTGGAAACTTTCAACAAGAATGA
- the LOC137236800 gene encoding uncharacterized protein isoform X2, with amino-acid sequence MPHCLGAVDGKHVKVVCPKRSGSLFFNYKKTFSVVLMAICDDSYTFSFVDVGALGSQSDGGILARSVFGNMILRNDLEIPPPYNLPGTDQIFPYFFVGDSAFPLKPNLMRPYPGRNLSPAKRNYNKRLSSVRVHIENTFGILATRWRVLHTTIHVAPENVDKIVLATIVLHNYLMLDSSSGNFQQE; translated from the exons ATGCCACATTGTCTCGGCGCGGTGGACGGCAAACATGTGAAAGTAGTTTGCCCCAAACGTAGTGGTTCActcttttttaattacaaaaagacATTCAGTGTAGTTCTGATGGCAATATGCGATGATAGCTATACGTTTTCATTTGTAGACGTTGGTGCGTTGGGAAGCCAAAGCGATGGGGGAATTTTGGCACGAAGCGTATTTGGTAACATGATTCTAAGAAACGACCTGGAAATTCCTCCTCCATATAACCTTCCAG GTACGGACCAAATATTTCCATATTTTTTCGTCGGTGACAGCGCATTTCCTCTGAAGCCTAATCTCATGCGCCCTTACCCTGGTCGAAATTTGTCACCCGCCAAACGAAATTATAACAAAAGGTTATCCTCCGTACGAGTGCACATTGAAAACACCTTTGGTATATTAGCAACTAGATGGAGAGTTCTTCATACAACGATTCACGTTGCTCCAGAAAATGTGGACAAAATTGTTTTAGCAACTATAGTCTTGCACAATTATTTAATGCTTGACAGTAGTAGTGGAAACTTTCAACAAGAATGA